A single window of bacterium DNA harbors:
- a CDS encoding SH3 domain-containing protein translates to MLGCAFLTISIALSIWQHYSITTPVAFVTQNGVTVLQQPDLGAKEVTTLSIGTEVKPLSEFSRWQEVQLPDGRKGWVQGATLLHVVL, encoded by the coding sequence GTGTTGGGATGCGCTTTCCTAACAATCAGCATAGCATTATCGATTTGGCAACACTATTCGATTACTACGCCGGTTGCTTTTGTAACACAAAACGGTGTGACTGTTCTGCAACAACCCGATCTTGGTGCCAAAGAAGTAACGACGCTATCGATTGGCACCGAAGTAAAACCACTCAGCGAATTCAGTCGTTGGCAGGAAGTTCAACTGCCCGATGGTCGTAAAGGCTGGGTGCAGGGTGCAACCTTATTACATGTTGTTTTGTAA
- a CDS encoding tetratricopeptide repeat protein yields MSEESSKQSTSGTELEDTMKSMLLEARKLRMSGSYSESIHLLEIARRMAFEHELPTMEIDVLEELGNAQTHSEPEQAFLQYQAALNIAQLLNDHRRVANIFVDLANLHRVQGRSNEAHECFQTALGIYETSPDSNKEFVLLANLAGFYYELNQPVEGEKYIAKAIQLAKLNGNISGEAMSLCSYAKGLQQVYKFDQALTVVQQAIQVAELSNNESIIATALECNGYIHQMMHNYDKAVECYLPAMKMFEKQNNLRMVASILSNLGFCYQNRNDDDTALEYLGLALEFCRNIGERRNESLVLRAMAGSYTRKGELEKAYHMLHEALSIIQASGNIRMQAVVMAGLAEVVHALGNNDEAYQTMEQAVELLKNGPNDIKLIRVMESQVELYRNDGRLEEAERIEREIQAIKAVR; encoded by the coding sequence ATGAGCGAAGAATCCTCTAAACAGTCGACAAGTGGAACTGAGTTGGAAGATACGATGAAATCGATGTTACTCGAAGCACGTAAACTCCGAATGAGTGGCTCATATTCTGAATCGATTCATTTGTTAGAAATAGCGCGAAGGATGGCATTCGAGCATGAGCTCCCAACAATGGAAATCGACGTTTTAGAAGAATTGGGAAATGCGCAAACTCATTCCGAACCAGAGCAGGCATTCCTACAGTATCAAGCGGCTCTGAACATTGCACAATTGTTGAACGACCATCGGCGAGTTGCCAATATTTTCGTTGATTTAGCAAATCTACATCGTGTTCAAGGGCGAAGCAACGAGGCGCATGAATGTTTTCAAACGGCATTAGGTATCTACGAAACATCACCTGATTCTAATAAAGAGTTTGTCCTGTTAGCAAATCTCGCTGGATTTTACTATGAATTGAATCAACCTGTCGAAGGAGAGAAGTATATCGCTAAAGCGATTCAACTGGCAAAACTGAATGGTAATATTAGTGGGGAAGCGATGTCGTTGTGCAGCTATGCGAAAGGATTACAACAAGTATACAAGTTCGATCAAGCACTTACTGTAGTTCAACAAGCGATTCAAGTAGCAGAATTGTCAAACAATGAGTCAATCATCGCAACAGCACTGGAATGCAACGGATACATCCATCAAATGATGCACAATTATGATAAAGCGGTAGAATGTTATCTGCCGGCAATGAAAATGTTCGAAAAGCAGAACAATCTCCGCATGGTTGCAAGTATCCTATCTAATCTTGGTTTTTGCTATCAGAATCGAAATGATGATGATACTGCTTTGGAGTATTTGGGACTCGCTCTCGAATTTTGTCGAAACATCGGTGAGCGGCGCAATGAGAGTTTGGTTTTGCGAGCAATGGCAGGATCATATACCCGAAAAGGAGAACTCGAAAAGGCTTATCACATGCTGCACGAAGCATTGTCAATCATACAAGCCAGTGGTAATATTCGCATGCAAGCCGTTGTGATGGCTGGTTTAGCGGAAGTAGTTCATGCTTTGGGCAACAATGACGAAGCTTATCAGACGATGGAACAAGCTGTGGAGTTACTAAAGAACGGTCCGAACGATATAAAACTAATACGCGTAATGGAATCGCAAGTTGAGTTGTATCGCAATGATGGAAGATTGGAAGAAGCTGAACGGATAGAACGTGAGATTCAAGCAATAAAAGCAGTCAGATAG
- a CDS encoding BatD family protein, with protein sequence PNSIFNDPFSMFNDPMFNSTVVPIKVTSSKVTIQAKPLPGGKGSGEVWVGNITVTASIQPTTIPVHQSATLVLNIKGNSSVKTLNMPELKQVNGIEFYPPQSKIFGEGESIRREIRYPLLPRAPGKYTLEFQPISIFDPASKQYRNFTSEELTLVAEGVAAGSQPSVYVPQEPPTIAGEEQLPVPINENTGNPLLFHSLTWILSGGIIGISLLAKLILLLRNRGSVQERGKLKKIRLQLIETIRNYGESSKTTSEDIERILGNYLGIRYGNPNFHFAHPDQLESVKEPSAATWMALWQELRELRYQPSQLIEQLRADWKDRTIQLLKGSEL encoded by the coding sequence CCAAATTCAATATTTAATGACCCCTTTTCGATGTTTAACGACCCGATGTTTAATTCGACAGTAGTACCGATAAAGGTTACTTCCTCAAAAGTGACAATTCAGGCAAAGCCATTGCCTGGTGGTAAGGGGAGTGGGGAAGTGTGGGTTGGGAATATTACGGTAACAGCATCGATTCAACCAACGACAATCCCAGTACATCAGTCTGCTACTTTAGTTCTGAACATCAAAGGAAATAGTTCGGTTAAGACATTAAATATGCCAGAGTTAAAACAAGTAAACGGCATTGAGTTTTATCCTCCGCAATCGAAGATTTTCGGCGAAGGCGAGAGTATCCGTCGTGAAATTCGCTATCCATTACTACCTCGGGCACCGGGCAAGTATACTTTGGAGTTTCAACCGATTTCTATTTTTGATCCAGCATCTAAACAGTATCGCAACTTCACTTCCGAAGAATTGACATTAGTGGCAGAAGGTGTGGCAGCAGGATCACAACCATCCGTTTACGTTCCTCAGGAACCACCGACTATTGCTGGTGAAGAACAACTACCGGTTCCAATTAATGAGAACACCGGAAATCCATTATTATTCCATAGTTTAACTTGGATTCTCTCTGGTGGAATAATTGGTATATCTCTATTAGCAAAGTTAATCCTGTTGTTACGTAACCGTGGTAGTGTACAAGAGCGAGGGAAGTTAAAAAAGATTCGATTGCAACTAATTGAAACTATTCGTAATTATGGCGAATCTTCTAAAACTACTTCTGAGGATATAGAACGTATTCTTGGAAATTACCTTGGAATACGTTATGGGAATCCAAATTTTCACTTTGCCCATCCCGATCAATTAGAATCAGTTAAAGAACCGTCAGCAGCAACATGGATGGCACTTTGGCAAGAGCTACGAGAATTGCGATATCAACCATCCCAACTGATAGAGCAGTTACGTGCTGATTGGAAGGATCGAACAATTCAGCTGTTAAAAGGGAGTGAGTTATGA